One genomic segment of Ricinus communis isolate WT05 ecotype wild-type chromosome 3, ASM1957865v1, whole genome shotgun sequence includes these proteins:
- the LOC8275889 gene encoding peroxidase 25 isoform X1, whose translation METFWLVSLVILAMALSVQSQLRNGFYSSSCPQAESIVRSTVQSHFQKDPTIAAGLLRLHFHDCFVQGCDGSVLITGSSAERNALPNLGLRGFEVIDDAKSQLEASCPGVVSCADILALAARDAVDLSDGPSWSVPTGGRDSRISSSSQASNLPSPFDSIAAQKQKFAAKGLDDEDIVTLVGAHTIGQTDCLFFRYRLYNFTTTGNADPTINQSFLAQLRALCPKDGDGSKRVALDKDSQSKFDASFFKNVRDGNGVLESDQRLWDDAATRDVVQKYAGNIRGLLGFRFNFDFSKAMIKMSIIEVKTGTDGEIRKVCSKFN comes from the exons ATGGAAACTTTCTGGTTGGTTTCTCTTGTGATTTTGGCGATGGCTTTGTCTGTGCAAAGCCAATTGAGAAATGGGTTTTATTCTTCTTCGTGCCCACAGGCTGAATCCATAGTTAGGTCAACTGTTCAGTCCCACTTCCAAAAGGATCCAACCATTGCTGCTGGATTGTTAAGGCTTCATTTCCATGACTGCTTTGTTCag GGTTGTGATGGATCGGTGTTGATCACAGGGTCTTCTGCGGAGAGAAATGCATTGCCAAATCTAGGATTAAGAGGATTTGAAGTAATTGATGATGCCAAATCACAATTAGAGGCATCATGCCCTGGGGTAGTTTCATGTGCCGATATTCTAGCATTAGCTGCTCGTGATGCTGTAGACTTg AGTGATGGTCCAAGTTGGTCGGTCCCAACCGGCGGAAGAGACAGCAGAATCTCTTCATCATCTCAAGCCTCCAATTTACCTTCTCCTTTCGACTCTATCGCCGCTCAGAAGCAAAAATTTGCAGCGAAAGGTCTTGACGACGAGGATATCGTAACCTTAGTTG GGGCACATACCATAGGTCAAACAGACTGCTTATTCTTCAGATACCGACTGTACAATTTCACAACAACAGGCAACGCAGACCCAACAATAAATCAATCATTCCTGGCTCAACTTCGAGCCCTCTGTCCAAAAGATGGTGATGGGTCGAAAAGGGTTGCATTAGACAAAGACAGCCAAAGTAAATTTGATGCAAGCTTTTTTAAGAATGTAAGAGATGGAAATGGAGTTTTAGAATCTGACCAGAGACTTTGGGATGATGCTGCTACTCGTGATGTTGTCCAAAAGTATGCTGGAAATATTAGAGGATTGCTCGGGTTTAggtttaattttgatttttcaaaagCTATGATTAAAATGAGTATCATTGAAGTCAAGACTGGGACTGATGGAGAGATTAGAAAGGTTTGCTCCAagttcaattga
- the LOC8275889 gene encoding peroxidase 25 isoform X2 has translation MTALFSIVSQGCDGSVLITGSSAERNALPNLGLRGFEVIDDAKSQLEASCPGVVSCADILALAARDAVDLSDGPSWSVPTGGRDSRISSSSQASNLPSPFDSIAAQKQKFAAKGLDDEDIVTLVGAHTIGQTDCLFFRYRLYNFTTTGNADPTINQSFLAQLRALCPKDGDGSKRVALDKDSQSKFDASFFKNVRDGNGVLESDQRLWDDAATRDVVQKYAGNIRGLLGFRFNFDFSKAMIKMSIIEVKTGTDGEIRKVCSKFN, from the exons ATGACTGCTTTGTTCag TATTGTTTCACAGGGTTGTGATGGATCGGTGTTGATCACAGGGTCTTCTGCGGAGAGAAATGCATTGCCAAATCTAGGATTAAGAGGATTTGAAGTAATTGATGATGCCAAATCACAATTAGAGGCATCATGCCCTGGGGTAGTTTCATGTGCCGATATTCTAGCATTAGCTGCTCGTGATGCTGTAGACTTg AGTGATGGTCCAAGTTGGTCGGTCCCAACCGGCGGAAGAGACAGCAGAATCTCTTCATCATCTCAAGCCTCCAATTTACCTTCTCCTTTCGACTCTATCGCCGCTCAGAAGCAAAAATTTGCAGCGAAAGGTCTTGACGACGAGGATATCGTAACCTTAGTTG GGGCACATACCATAGGTCAAACAGACTGCTTATTCTTCAGATACCGACTGTACAATTTCACAACAACAGGCAACGCAGACCCAACAATAAATCAATCATTCCTGGCTCAACTTCGAGCCCTCTGTCCAAAAGATGGTGATGGGTCGAAAAGGGTTGCATTAGACAAAGACAGCCAAAGTAAATTTGATGCAAGCTTTTTTAAGAATGTAAGAGATGGAAATGGAGTTTTAGAATCTGACCAGAGACTTTGGGATGATGCTGCTACTCGTGATGTTGTCCAAAAGTATGCTGGAAATATTAGAGGATTGCTCGGGTTTAggtttaattttgatttttcaaaagCTATGATTAAAATGAGTATCATTGAAGTCAAGACTGGGACTGATGGAGAGATTAGAAAGGTTTGCTCCAagttcaattga
- the LOC8275888 gene encoding 12-oxophytodienoate reductase 3, with amino-acid sequence MAETKENETSLFSPYNTGKFNLSHRMVLAPLTRCRALNGIPTAAMVEYYIQRSTAGGLIITEGTLISPTAIGFPNVPGIYLDEQVEAWKKIVDAVHAKGSFIFCQLWHVGRASHYDYQPDGAAPISSTGKVISDEYQILMPDGTSTTYSKPRPLEISEIPTVVEHYRQAAVNAIRAGFDGVEIHGAFGYIIDQFLKDGINDRMDEYGGSIENRCRFMMQVVQAVVSAIGIDRVGFKMSPSTFHNDAIDSDPLKLGLGIIDRLNKLQSQLGSKLAFLQLQTEYGSENEQVQFLRTWRRAFHGTFMCTGGFTRELGMQAVGDGDADLVSYGRLFLSNPDLVLRFKLNAPLNKYDRETFYTSDPVIGYTDYPFLSQLTDGKEEPFSHP; translated from the exons ATGGctgaaacaaaagaaaatgagaccTCACTATTTTCTCCTTACAATACGGGCAAGTTTAACCTGTCTCACAG GATGGTTCTTGCCCCATTGACAAGATGCAGAGCGTTGAATGGAATACCCACAGCTGCAATGGTTGAGTATTACATTCAGAGGTCGACTGCTGGTGGACTTATTATCACTGAAGGCACTCTTATCTCCCCTACTGCTATTGG GTTTCCTAACGTGCCTGGAATTTACTTAGATGAGCAAGTGGAGGCATGGAAGAAAATAGTTGACGCAGTTCACGCCAAGGGAAGTTTCATCTTCTGCCAATTGTGGCATGTTGGACGTGCATCTCATTATG ATTATCAACCTGATGGAGCTGCACCAATATCATCAACGGGTAAGGTCATCTCAGACGAGTACCAAATTCTGATGCCAGATGGGACCAGCACTACATACTCCAAGCCACGACCCTTGGAAATCTCTGAGATACCTACGGTGGTGGAACATTATCGTCAGGCAGCCGTGAATGCTATCAGAGCAG GTTTTGATGGAGTGGAGATCCACGGGGCTTTTGGTTACATTATCGATCAATTCTTGAAGGATGGGATTAATGATCGAATGGATGAGTATGGTGGTTCAATTGAAAACCGTTGCAGATTCATGATGCAGGTTGTTCAAGCAGTAGTTTCAGCAATCGGAATAGACAGAGTTGGTTTCAAAATGTCACCATCAACTTTTCACAATGATGCTATAGATTCTGATCCACTCAAATTAGGCCTGGGAATAATTGACAGGCTTAACAAACTACAATCACAACTTGGCTCAAAACTAGCTTTTCTCCAACTCCAAACAGAATACGGCAGCGAAAATGAGCAGGTCCAATTCTTGAGAACTTGGAGAAGGGCTTTTCATGGAACTTTCATGTGCACTGGAGGATTTACCAGAGAACTAGGAATGCAAGCTGTTGGTGATGGTGATGCGGACTTAGTATCTTACGGTAGATTGTTTCTGTCGAACCCTGATTTAGTCTTGAGATTTAAGCTTAATGCacctctaaataaatatgataggGAGACTTTCTACACAAGTGATCCCGTTATTGGGTACACAGATTACCCTTTTCTGAGCCAGTTAACAGATGGGAAGGAGGAGCCCTTTTCACACCCTTGA